A genomic region of Nymphaea colorata isolate Beijing-Zhang1983 chromosome 2, ASM883128v2, whole genome shotgun sequence contains the following coding sequences:
- the LOC126409843 gene encoding leucine-rich repeat receptor-like protein kinase PEPR1, with product MTQVDVSGKLVSEIGLLANLQEVNLAGNNLSGEIPATLGNCTELVYLDLSMNFLSGPIPESFGRLKRLYFLSLYGNFLNNGLWRTLFQLPLLETPYLNQNNFSGIIPDSIGNLTVLTIAWLSDNHLFSVLPESIGNCTQLTELYLFNNQLVGSLPPTLNRISGLGYADVHRNRFSGRVQIGDGGCGSLNVLILSFNSFSGQIPMQLGNCSELVALAMVDNSLNGSIPASFGSLMKLPPIVISILVHFTYGKILFQKLFMHLHIVIQTLPKDF from the coding sequence ATGACCCAAGTTGATGTTTCTGGCAAGTTGGTATCTGAGATAGGACTCTTGGCCAATCTCCAGGAGGTCAACCTCGCCGGAAACAACCTATCTGGAGAAATCCCTGCGACGCTTGGTAACTGTACAGAGCTGGTGTACCTAGACCTGTCGATGAACTTTCTCAGTGGCCCAATTCCTGAGAGCTTCGGAAGATTGAAAAGACTATACTTCCTGTCACTCTACGGGAACTTCTTGAACAATGGCCTTTGGAGGACTCTATTTCAGCTTCCGCTACTGGAAACGCCCTACCTGAACCAGAACAACTTCTCTGGCATAATTCCAGACAGTATTGGGAACCTAACGGTGTTGACAATTGCTTGGTTGAGTGACAATCACCTCTTCAGTGTCCTTCCCGAATCGATTGGCAATTGCACCCAACTGACAGAACTTTATCTGTTCAACAACCAGCTAGTTGGTTCATTGCCCCCGACGTTGAACAGAATCAGTGGCCTTGGTTATGCTGATGTTCACCGGAACAGGTTCAGTGGAAGAGTTCAGATTGGTGATGGTGGGTGTGGAAGCTTGAATGTATTAATATTGTCCTTCAATAGTTTCAGTGGTCAAATCCCAATGCAGTTGGGAAACTGCAGTGAACTCGTGGCATTAGCCATGGTAGACAACAGTTTAAACGGCTCTATTCCCGCTTCCTTCGGCTCCCTGATGAAGCTCCCGCCTATTGTCATTTCCATATTGGTTCATTTTACCTATGGCAAAATCTTGTTTCAAAAACTCTTTATGCATCTCCATATAGTAATTCAAACATTACCCAAGGATTTCTGA